A single region of the Brachypodium distachyon strain Bd21 chromosome 3, Brachypodium_distachyon_v3.0, whole genome shotgun sequence genome encodes:
- the LOC100830219 gene encoding homeobox-leucine zipper protein HOX1 — MEMTVVNGRDHLGLGLGLSLGIAGTTSSVAAPQRALTGAAPTPGQKTRTASACHEMPLFLRGIDVNRAPDAGHEEEEPGASSPDSTLSTLSGKRGRSAAGAGGREQERVSDDDEDSGSGAGGSRKKLRLSKDQSAVLEDSFNQHSTLNPKQKAALARQLGLRPRQVEVWFQNRRARTKLKQTEVDCEALRRRCDALTEENRRLLREVQALKLPLPHPQLYMRAPPLTMCPSCERVAPSGKPAVAGNSTALGSGPWGPGPVRPVFVDRPAQRA; from the exons ATGGAGATGACGGTGGTTAACGGGAGGGATCACCTCGGTCTTGGCCTTGGGCTGAGCCTCGGCATCGCCGGTACGACTTCTTCCGTGGCGGCTCCCCAGCGTGCTCTGACCGGCGCTGCGCCGACGCCAGGGCAGAAGACCAGGACGGCGTCGGCGTGCCACGAGATGCCGCTGTTCCTGCGCGGGATCGACGTGAACCGGGCGCCGGATGCGGGgcacgaagaggaggagcccggCGCGTCGTCGCCCGACAGCACGCTGTCCACCCTTAGCGGCAAGCGGGGGAGGagcgctgccggcgccggcggacgCGAGCAGGAGCGCgtcagcgacgacgacgaggattccgggtccggcgccggcgggtcgCGCAAGAAGCTCCGGCTTTCCAAGGACCAGTCCGCCGTCCTCGAGGACAGCTTCAACCAGCACAGCACCCTCAACCCC AAGCAGAAGGCGGCGCTGGCGAGGCAGCTGGGGCTGCGGCCGCGGCAGGTGGAGGTGTGGTTCCAGAACAGGCGGGCGCGGACGAAGCTGAAGCAGACGGAGGTGGACTGCGAGGCGCTCAGGCGCCGCTGCGACGCGCTCACGGAGGAGAACCGCCGCCTGCTGCGGGAGGTGCAGGCGCTCAAGCTCCCGCTGCCTCATCCTCAGCTATAcatgcgcgcgccgccgctcaccATGTGCCCCTCCTGCGAGCGCGTCGCGCCCTCCGGCAAGCCGGCCGTCGCCGGGAACAGCACCGCCCTGGGGTCTGGCCCGTGGGGGCCCGGCCCGGTGCGGCCCGTATTCGTGGACAGGCCAGCCCAGAGGGCGTAA
- the LOC100830834 gene encoding serine/arginine repetitive matrix protein 1 — translation MAVARAASVLGSFPFRAALVALCVLLLPLLPSPQGGGGGEDGGGGGQAFLAKVWELLHLLLVGIAVSYGLFGRRNDDGGVGEKDEGGAAPAMGKTTDARYVSRMLQGDLVFDDDDGDVGGARSWSALHHAEEPVVMVADGGGGRSGHVARQQQAPPLSLPVRALRPQQDSADFDDARPPRRSGAHDDTVLPSPIPWRSRTGRLGGDAPQPAPNTSSPAPSPKRLSPAPSMSKEAPAEEHEVPRRRSAYRSSQPPAPPPPPPPFLVHGYHPVAERRTTAAAAVKSFKEELQVHSTRGRRDYDDRYSQSSPRFSNSSSSSSANPRSSFDGPSSPSVGRSVRTIRPRQRIQTQTQTQVQELPNDDECGGDAPDSSRGSEEEPYGYRAYQSIPRFEYEKADPILGKVTVSSDETESSDDDEEDDEAYSTKATNSPSTAAVDENEVDKKAEEFIARFREQIRLQRIESIKKSAGPRAVKHGK, via the coding sequence ATGGCCGTGGCGCGTGCGGCGTCGGTGCTGGGGAGCTTCCCGTTCAGGGCGGCCCTGGTGGCGCTCtgcgtgctgctgctcccgctcctcccttccccgcagggcggtggaggaggagaggatggcggcggcggcgggcaggcGTTCTTGGCCAAGGTGTGGGAGCTGCTGCACCTGCTCCTCGTCGGGATCGCCGTGTCGTACGGGCTCTTCGGCCGGAGGAACGACGATGGCGGCGTTGGCGAGAAGGACGAAGGCGGCGCCGCGCCGGCGATGGGGAAGACGACGGACGCGAGGTACGTCTCGAGGATGCTCCAGGGCGATCTCGtgttcgacgacgacgacggcgacgtcgGCGGGGCGCGGTCTTGGAGCGCGCTGCACCACGCCGAGGAGCCGGTGGTAATGGTGGctgacggcggaggcgggcggagcggccacgtggcgcgacAGCAGCAGGCGCCACCGCTGTCGCTGCCCGTCCGGGCCCTGAGGCCGCAGCAGGACTCGGCTGACTTCGACGACGCGCGGCCACCGCGCAGAAGCGGCGCTCATGACGACACCGTGCTCCCTTCGCCGATCCCGTGGCGGTCGCGGACAGGGAGGCTCGGCGGCGACGCCCCACAGCCGGCGCCGAACACGAGCAgccccgcgccgtcgccgaaGAGGCTGTCCCCGGCGCCGTCCATGTCCAAGGAGGCCCCGGCCGAGGAGCACGAGGTCCCCAGGCGGCGGAGCGCGTACAGGTCCTcccagccgccggcgccgcctccgcctccgccgccgttcctCGTCCACGGCTACCACCCAGTGGCCGAGCGCCggaccacggcggcggcggcggtcaagAGCTTCAAGGAGGAGCTCCAGGTTCACAGCACGAGAGGCCGGAGAGACTACGATGATCGCTACTCCCAGAGCTCGCCCCGATTCAGCAACAGcagctcgtcgtcgtctgcgAATCCAAGAAGCTCTTTCGATGGCCCCTCCTCGCCATCAGTTGGTAGATCGGTGAGAACAATCAGGCCAAGGCAACGAATCCAAACCCAAACCCAGACGCAAGTCCAAGAACTGCCTAACGACGACGAGTGCGGCGGCGATGCGCCGGACAGTTCGCGTGGATCAGAAGAGGAGCCGTATGGGTACAGGGCGTACCAGTCCATCCCGAGGTTCGAGTACGAAAAGGCGGATCCGATCCTGGGCAAGGTGACGGTCTCCTCGGACGAGACGGAgagcagcgacgacgacgaagaggacgacgaggcgtaCTCGACGAAGGCGACGAACTcgccgtcgacggcggcggtggacgaGAACGAGGTGGACAAGAAGGCGGAGGAGTTCATCGCCAGGTTCAGGGAGCAGATCAGGTTGCAGAGGATCGAGTCCATCAAGAAGTCCGCCGGCCCACGAGCCGTCAAGCACGGAAAGTAG